In a single window of the Zea mays cultivar B73 chromosome 5, Zm-B73-REFERENCE-NAM-5.0, whole genome shotgun sequence genome:
- the LOC100274374 gene encoding uncharacterized LOC100274374, with translation MIEFMEKVVIQLILWSSLEEHYLLLVACKNVFGIRSASWCILSSIEYMEEGCVNMDCVTLIEDYHNKIEFELNKIYDGILKLFASHLPPSLTVPKSKVFYLKMKGDYYSSIHVYQVPCGV, from the exons ATGATTGAGTTCATGGAGAAGGTGGTAATACAATTGATTCTATGGAGCTCACTGGAGGAGCACTACCTTTTGTTAGTTGCCTGCAAGAATGTCTTTGGAATCCGATCTGCTTCATGGTGCATCTTATCCTCGATTGAGTACATGGAAGAAGGTTGTGTCAACATGGATTGTGTCACTCTCATCGAGGACTACCATAACAAGATTGAATTTGAACTCAATAAGATCTATGATGGAATCCTCAAGCTCTTTGCTTCCCACCTTCCCCCCTCACTAACAGTTCCAAAGTCCAAGGTCTTctacctcaagatgaagggtgATTACTACAG TTCAATTCATGTGTATCAGGTACCTTGCGGAGTTTGA